One genomic region from Pyxicephalus adspersus chromosome 1, UCB_Pads_2.0, whole genome shotgun sequence encodes:
- the LOC140323998 gene encoding uncharacterized protein has product MHNFIKTPGALISRSCQKNKTHTKTATPDSLGDTGSNTFASKNPCEVIQSDNPGSEEALAGSGSESLQGLSQNSFIHDLLLKDSIVSLSCSSYSPVSCPHMTFSPINENGPYLFTGRKRSKFSHHIVTNINKYVLPAGQYSSSPLKDVDNERRLEDEGLGSVEQYDNLTPINASPGSYNASADLFDDGDDAEEIFGETLQLKHTKSIKRRDTMEVISSNTPPSWESPCTDVIVRRNSQFQARYLQDVHEAGTVHDLLSCLQSTPIIRPLSESNCLTSTGCIISHCRPPGISRRLSKSFTNFLLKTIKRSLSRRSSNVFCSIPDHFPLCSPVSTSVSEMSVRQVLHRRKTLVIKSVKKKKILEDTENCNGRRRDGRCSDDEADSSSVTECEMDNFEMDIGEDRESEQKSLPSDWSPELFNEKSNVYKQKDVIQRRLF; this is encoded by the coding sequence ATGCATAACTTCATTAAGACACCAGGTGCCTTGATATCACGGTCTTGTCAGAAAAACAAAACGCATACAAAGACTGCAACCCCAGACAGCTTGGGGGACACTGGATCTAACACATTTGCATCAAAAAATCCTTGTGAAGTTATTCAAAGTGACAATCCTGGTTCTGAAGAGGCATTGGCTGGTTCTGGATCAGAAAGCCTTCAAGGGCTTTCACAGAACAGTTTTATACATGACTTGTTGTTAAAGGACTCAATTGTTAGTTTATCCTGTTCCTCGTATTCCCCAGTGAGTTGTCCCCATATGACCTTCTCACCGATAAATGAAAATGGACCTTATTTAtttacaggaagaaaaagaagcaaattttCTCACCATATTGTcacaaacataaacaaatatgTCCTTCCTGCAGGGCAATACAGCTCTTCTCCTCTCAAAGATGTAGATAATGAGAGAAGATTGGAAGACGAAGGTCTTGGTTCGGTAGAACAGTATGACAATCTGACGCCAATTAACGCAAGTCCTGGAAGCTACAACGCATCTGCAGATCTCTTTGATGATGGAGAtgatgcagaagaaatctttggaGAAACACTACAGTTGAAACATACAAAATCAATTAAAAGAAGAGACACTATGGAAGTTATAAGCTCAAATACACCTCCATCATGGGAATCGCCATGTACAGATGTCATTGTTCGAAGAAATTCCCAATTCCAGGCCAGGTATTTGCAGGACGTTCATGAAGCAGGCACCGTTCATGATCTACTGTCATGCTTGCAGTCGACTCCAATAATAAGACCACTTTCAGAATCCAATTGCCTTACCAGCACTGGTTGTATCATCAGTCACTGCAGACCCCCTGGTATTTCCAGGAGATTGAGTAAATCATTTACAAATTTCCTGCTAAAGACAATTAAACGGTCGCTGTCAAGAAGAAGTTCAAATGTGTTTTGCTCTATTCCTGATCATTTCCCTCTCTGCTCCCCAGTCTCCACTTCAGTTTCAGAGATGTCAGTGCGGCAAGTCTTACACAGAAGAAAGACATTGGTCATTAAAtcggtaaaaaagaaaaagatattggAAGACACAGAGAACTGCAATGGACGGAGGCGTGATGGCAGATGTAGTGATGATGAAGCAGACAGCAGCAGCGTGACAGAATGTGAAATGGACAATTTTGAAATGGATATAGGGGAAGATAGAGAATCTGAACAAAAATCTCTTCCTAGTGACTGGTCTCCAgaactttttaatgaaaaatcaaatgtttacAAGCAAAAGGATGTTATTCAGAGACGTCTGTTTTAA